The DNA window CGCGGAGGCTCATCCGGGCCTTGTTTTCGAGCCGGCATACGAAACTCGGCAAGCTCGAAAGGTCGGGCATTCTAGCTGCACCCTGACGGGGGGGCAATGCGAATCGATGTCCGACAGCACGCCATGTGGCTTGCAAACTTGTAAGCCGATCGATAGCAATGCGCGCAGCGGAAGATCAAGCGTTGCTTCGCGCCACGAGTCGCGCCAGCAAGTCGGCCGCAGCGCCGTCGTCGATCGCTTCGGACGCCAAGCGCGCTGCCGCGCGCGGATCTGTGGCCTTACCCGCCGTCAGAAGCGCCGCTGCCGCGTTGAGCACCACGATGTCTCGCGCCCGCCCATGTTGGCTGGCCAGCACCCGGCCGATGATCGCCGCGCTTTCCTCGGCGCCGGTCACCAGCAGTTCCGACAAGTCCGACGGCTCGATACCAAAATCCTCGGGCTGCCAGGTGAACTCGCGCAATCGATCGCCGTTAACTTCGGTCACTTGGGTGGTTCCGTTGAGCGTTACTTCGTCCAACCCGTCTTCGCCGCAAACCACCAGGGCACGCTCGATTCCCAATAGGCGCAGGGCCTCGGCCATGGTCGGACGCAACTCGGGTCGGCCAACGCCGAGGAGTTGAAACGGCGCATGCGCCGGATTCGAGAGCGGCCCGAGCACGTTGAAAATCGTCGGAGTCCCCAACTGCTGACGGACGCGCGCGACATTCTTCATAGCCCCGTGCAAGAGCGGCGCAAAGCAGAAGCAGATGCCCAGTTCGTCCAGGCAAGCTTCGACCGTCGCCACGTCAGCTTCGATGTTCACGCCGAGCACGGCCAGCACGTCGGCCGATCCGCAGGTGCTGGTCACGCGTCGATTTCCATGTTTCGCGACCGGCACGCCGGCGGCCGCGGTGACGATGGCCGCGGCCGTGCTGATGTTGAACGTGCGGGATCCGTCGCCGCCGGTGCCGCAAGTATCGATGATCCCTTCGCGGCGGCTGCGGATGGGCGTCATATGCCGCCGCAGCGCCGAGGCAGCACCGGCGATCTCCTGCACGGTTTCCCCTTTCAGGCGCAAACCACTCAAGAACAGCCCGATCTCGGCGTCGGAGCAGAGCCCCAGCATGATGGCTTCAACGGCGCGCGCAGCAACTTCCATGGATAAATCTTCGCCGCCGGCGATGCGCCCCAGGGTCTCCTCGATCAACTGCACGTCCTCCGATGCCGGGAAGCGAACCCGAAATATGAGCCTGCGATTAGCAATTAGTTGTAGTCCAGCGCGCGGCAAAGATCGAATCCGCATATCAGGGACCAAGCCAGCTTAGCCTTGTTCGCGCGACAGGCAGGACTTACAATTTCCGCCGGACGATTTCGATCGATCAGGGAGGGATGACGTTGGACCCCCGCAAGGTGATTCTGGATGTCGACGGGGGCATTGACGATGCTTTGGCCCTGACGATAGCGCTTTTCGACCCGCGCATCGAGGTCACGGCCGTCACGGCCGTCGGCGGTAGCGTTCCGCCGGAGCGCGCCGCGCGGAACGTACAGACGATTGTCGAAACCCTCGACCCACCGCGCTGGCCGCGCGTCGGCGCGCCGACGATCCCTGAGCGGCCCCTACCGGCCGACAATTGCCACATTTACGGCGCCGATGGCCTGGGCAACAGCGATTTCGCCGTTTCCGAGCTGCACCATTTGCACCCGTCGGCCAAGATCATCGCCGACGAGATTCGCGCTGCGCCGGAGGAGGTCACGATCGTCTGCCTCGGCCCGCTGACGAACATCGCCGGCGCCTTTCGCCGCGACCCGGCGCTCGCGTCCCAGGTCGGACAACTGGTGATCATGGGGGGGGCACTGGCGGGCGGGAATGTCACGCCGGCCGCGGAATTCAATATCTATTGTGATCCGGGAGCCGCGCGCGAGGTCTTTCGCCAGCCTGCGACGATGACGCTCGTCCCGCTCGA is part of the Pirellulales bacterium genome and encodes:
- the trpD gene encoding anthranilate phosphoribosyltransferase encodes the protein MIEETLGRIAGGEDLSMEVAARAVEAIMLGLCSDAEIGLFLSGLRLKGETVQEIAGAASALRRHMTPIRSRREGIIDTCGTGGDGSRTFNISTAAAIVTAAAGVPVAKHGNRRVTSTCGSADVLAVLGVNIEADVATVEACLDELGICFCFAPLLHGAMKNVARVRQQLGTPTIFNVLGPLSNPAHAPFQLLGVGRPELRPTMAEALRLLGIERALVVCGEDGLDEVTLNGTTQVTEVNGDRLREFTWQPEDFGIEPSDLSELLVTGAEESAAIIGRVLASQHGRARDIVVLNAAAALLTAGKATDPRAAARLASEAIDDGAAADLLARLVARSNA
- a CDS encoding nucleoside hydrolase → MTLDPRKVILDVDGGIDDALALTIALFDPRIEVTAVTAVGGSVPPERAARNVQTIVETLDPPRWPRVGAPTIPERPLPADNCHIYGADGLGNSDFAVSELHHLHPSAKIIADEIRAAPEEVTIVCLGPLTNIAGAFRRDPALASQVGQLVIMGGALAGGNVTPAAEFNIYCDPGAAREVFRQPATMTLVPLDITKQVAMTFGDLDRLPAETTRAGKLLRRILPFAFRTHRQEFGLEGMYLHDTVALVAALHPELFVTERMAADVETQGELTAGETVFDRRSVPQWRHNVYVATKVDAAGVMDVVIRGIKEAARAS